The sequence CAGCAGACATACTCTTTAAATGCAGAGAAAGTATTTCTGACTCTGCAATTAACGCGAGGGCGGCCTGCGTCAGACGGTCAATACGCCGGCTTAGCATATCAATCCCGTCCTCCTCATCCTCGATTATCATCGGCATCGTTGCCTGTTTGGCTTGCAACGCATGCAACCGGTTCTTCGCTTGGGTGCGTGTACCAGTGAGGCGGTTAATCTGCCTACCGATGTCCCGCAGGCCAAGGTGGCTCTCGCTTGGTGGTGTCCAGAGTCGAGGCTCCATACGCTCACCGTACTCAGCCAACAGGGCCGAGTCGATACCATCGGTCTTGCTTCCCGTCAGCTTAAGCGTAGCAAAGTGATGGAAGCTTTTTGGGTTAATAACGGCGACGGGTAATCCTGCTTTTACCAAGGCGACGGCCAAGTCAAAATAGTAAATTCCCGTCGCTTCCATCACGATAAGAGAAGGCGTTTTAGCCAGGAGTCGTTTGACTGCTTTGGCGTGCCCTTGGGGTGTTTGTTTGAACTGCTCAACTTTAGATGACCGACCATTACTTCTCATCACGAGGTCAAATGTTTTAGCTGCAATATCAATCCCCACAAAGACGTTCATGGCCTTTCCTTTAAGCAATGGTTTGTTAGATAATGGTCACTGGTTCCTCGACCTCGTACTTTATGCAATCTCAACCTTGTGATGCGAAGTCCGATTCTTATCGGCTTCCTGATACTCTTCGAGCTTTGCAATGAGGCGGGGAGCCAATCTACAAACGAGGTCAGTAAATACTGCCTCCAGGTGCCAACGGCTTCCCCAGTAACTGTTAAATACTCTATCAATTCATCTGACTTAAACATACAAGGTGCCAATTTATTCGGCACGGTTTGGTGTTTTGGTTTAAATCTAAACCTCAGTAACAGCCAGCAGAGCTGGCCTGCCGAATAAATTGGGCAGCTACAAAGAACAAACCGAAACAGGGTGCATTATGGCTGAGGTTCATACGTAATCAGGTAATTATAAGCAGTAGCAATAATTAAGCTGTAGTAGGCTTCGAGCTTAATTTTTGGTACTTAATGCGCGGCGCTGGCGCCAGTGCTGTATGGCCATGCCTAATAACAAGCCGAACACTAAGCACAAAGGGAATAACCAACTTAAGTGATGCTCTAGCTGACGCCACAGGCTGTGTTGGGCGAGGGATAAAGGATTGCTGGCTAGTTGCAGGCGTAAGAATCCTAACGGTTGATCTTCTTGGTACAAGGGACGCACGTAAGTGAGGGCTGATGTTTTATTCACTATAGGGGCTGGTTTTTTAGCTTCAGCTGAAGGCTCCTTAACTTCAGCTGAAGGCTCTTTAGCATCGGTATTTGCCTCGTTTTTTTCCTTCAGTTGGGCATCTTCTCCTGCCACTGATTCTGCTAACAAGTGACCATCGTTGCCGTAGAGTTGTGCGGAGCTGATAAGATCGGCCGCCGCCAGCTCTGTGACTAAGCGCTGGGCTATGGCGGTGTCTTCGGCCAAGAGGGCGCGAATGGCTTCTGGTGCGGCATAATCTACCAAGGGCTTGGCTAAGGTGCGCTGGGGTAAGGTTTGCCATGCGTGGCCTAATTTTGCGACTTGTAACCCTTGCCAAGCGGTGAGCAGCAATAGGCCTAAAACCAGCAGCCAGAGCAGCAGTTTAGGAGGAGAGAAATGAGGGTGGTACAGTCTTTTCCACATAGGGCGCAATATTGTCTCTTGCTTGGTCAAAAAGCAATACGCTACCCTGAACCTAGGTCTTAGTGAGTAAGGATAAGTTAAGTGACACTGTTAATGGATGTTTTGCCCGAGCAGTTAGGGGAATGGACTGACGCATTATCTGGCCAATCTTATGCTTGGCAGGCCGGAACGTTCGTGCCTGGCCAGTTAGATGCACCAAAAGGGCACTTAGTGCTGCTTGCTGAGCAACTGACTAAGTCTGCGTTACAGCAAAGCTTGCAGATATTGGACGCCGCCGGCGTGCAAGTTGAAGTGGCTAGCCTCAAGCGTAT comes from Oceanisphaera profunda and encodes:
- a CDS encoding IS110 family RNA-guided transposase, which translates into the protein MNVFVGIDIAAKTFDLVMRSNGRSSKVEQFKQTPQGHAKAVKRLLAKTPSLIVMEATGIYYFDLAVALVKAGLPVAVINPKSFHHFATLKLTGSKTDGIDSALLAEYGERMEPRLWTPPSESHLGLRDIGRQINRLTGTRTQAKNRLHALQAKQATMPMIIEDEEDGIDMLSRRIDRLTQAALALIAESEILSLHLKSMSAAKGVGRATALIVLAELCVLPKDLKAPQVSRFAGLDVRLTQSGTSVNRPARLSKAGNAYLRSALYMPAMCAAQHDVRAKAFSEALVSRGKKKIQAQCAIMRKYLTGLWACMKTETPFDSTLLFSEQHIKS